The following coding sequences are from one Solea solea chromosome 4, fSolSol10.1, whole genome shotgun sequence window:
- the slc37a2 gene encoding glucose-6-phosphate exchanger SLC37A2 isoform X1 has product MRSPLAPGIRLITSFSRDGWYRSFILLLTFLFYTAYHLSRKPISIVKSELHRNCSSVIRPVDLNITNNATWCDWAPFDQDNYHTLFGILDNCFLVAYAFGMFFSGIFGERLPLRYYLSVGMLLSGLFTALFGLGFYWNIHSLGYYAVIQVLNGLVQTTGWPAVVACVGNWFGKGKRGFIMGVWNSHTSVGNILGSLIAGVFVSSEWGMSFIVPGLIIASTGILCFFFLVEKPEDVNCTPPQHHSHQDSGEVEPLLQNSPRNINSNGSISSETPAIVEDHTEAISFCEALSIPGVVEFSLCLLFAKLVSYTFLFWLPLYISNVAHFEAKQAGDMSTLFDVGGIVGGITAGLVSDYTGGRAATCCVMLLTAAPMLFLYNFIGQRSLATTVGMLLLCGGLVNGPYALITTAVSADLGTHESLRGNSRALSTVTAIIDGTGSVGAALGPLLAGLISPTGWNNVFYMLICSDILACLFLSRLVYKEAQGWCGRLHRGRGFKEI; this is encoded by the exons ATGAGATCTCCCCTGGCTCCCGGCATACGACTCATCACCTCGTTCTCTCGAGATGGTTG GTATCGCAGTTTCATCCTCTTACTCACGTTCCTCTTCTACACAGCCTACCATCTGTCGCGGAAACCTATCAGCATTGTCAAG AGTGAGCTGCACAGAAACTGCTCCTCAGTCATTCGACCCGTGGACCTTAACATAACCAACAATGCTACCTGGTGTGATTGGGCTCCTTTTG ACCAAGACAACTATCACACACTGTTTGGGATCTTGGATAATTGTTTCCTGGTTGCCTATGCCTTCGGCATGTTCTTCAG TGGGATATTTGGAGAGCGGCTCCCTCTGCGGTACTACCTGAGTGTCGGGATGCTGCTGAGTGGATTGTTCACAGCTCTGTTTGGCCTTGGGTTCTACTGGAATATTCACTCTTTAGGTTACTACGCCGTCATCCAG GTGCTGAACGGACTGGTGCAGACCACCGGGTGGCCGGCAGTAGTGGCTTGTGTTGGGAACTGGTTTGGAAAGGGGAA GCGTGGGTTCATCATGGGTGTGTGGAACTCCCACACCTCTGTGGGGAACATCTTAGGCTCGCTCATCGCGGGAGTCTTCGTCTCCTCGGAGTGGGGGATGTCGTTCATCGTGCCGGGGCTCATCATCGCCTCGACGGGGatcctctgcttcttcttcctggTCGAGA AACCTGAAGACGTGAACTGCACTCCTCCTCAGCATCAC AGCCACCAAGACAGTGGTGAAGTAGAACCTCTCTTGCAGAACTCGCCCCGAAACATAAACAGCAACGGTTCCATCTCGAGTGAGACGCCGGCGATCGTCGAGGACCACACGGAGGCCATCAGCTTCTGTGAGGCTCTCAGTATACCT GGCGTGGTGgagttttctctctgtctgctgtttgcTAAGCTGGTCAGCTACACCTTCCTGTTCTGGCTTCCactttacatttcaaatgttg cacaTTTTGAAGCCAAACAGGCAGGAGACATGTCCACGCTGTTTGATGTGGGAGGGATTGTGG GAGGCATCACAGCGGGCCTCGTGTCTGACTACACTGGAGGAAGAGCGGCAACCTGCTGCGTCATGTTGCTCACTGCTGCCCCCATG CTTTTCCTCTATAACTTCATTGGACAGAGGAGCCTTGCTACTACAGTTG GGATGCTGTTGTTGTGCGGAGGTCTGGTGAACGGACCGTACGCCCTCATCACCACTGCTGTGTCTGCTGACCTG GGAACACATGAGAGTCTGAGAGGAAACTCCAGGGCTTTGTCGACCGTGACAGCCATTATTGATGGCACCGGTTCAGTCG GAGCTGCGTTGGGTCCTCTGTTAGCTGGACTGATTTCTCCCACAGGCTGGAACAACGTCTTCTACATGCTCATCTGTTCTGATATCCTGGCCTGTTTG TTTTTGTCCAGACTGGTTTATAAGGAAGCTCAAGGCTGGTGTGGACGTCTTCACAGAGGGAGAGG GTTCAAAGAAATCTGA
- the slc37a2 gene encoding glucose-6-phosphate exchanger SLC37A2 isoform X2, translating to MRSPLAPGIRLITSFSRDGWYRSFILLLTFLFYTAYHLSRKPISIVKSELHRNCSSVIRPVDLNITNNATWCDWAPFDQDNYHTLFGILDNCFLVAYAFGMFFSGIFGERLPLRYYLSVGMLLSGLFTALFGLGFYWNIHSLGYYAVIQVLNGLVQTTGWPAVVACVGNWFGKGKRGFIMGVWNSHTSVGNILGSLIAGVFVSSEWGMSFIVPGLIIASTGILCFFFLVEKPEDVNCTPPQHHNSPRNINSNGSISSETPAIVEDHTEAISFCEALSIPGVVEFSLCLLFAKLVSYTFLFWLPLYISNVAHFEAKQAGDMSTLFDVGGIVGGITAGLVSDYTGGRAATCCVMLLTAAPMLFLYNFIGQRSLATTVGMLLLCGGLVNGPYALITTAVSADLGTHESLRGNSRALSTVTAIIDGTGSVGAALGPLLAGLISPTGWNNVFYMLICSDILACLFLSRLVYKEAQGWCGRLHRGRGFKEI from the exons ATGAGATCTCCCCTGGCTCCCGGCATACGACTCATCACCTCGTTCTCTCGAGATGGTTG GTATCGCAGTTTCATCCTCTTACTCACGTTCCTCTTCTACACAGCCTACCATCTGTCGCGGAAACCTATCAGCATTGTCAAG AGTGAGCTGCACAGAAACTGCTCCTCAGTCATTCGACCCGTGGACCTTAACATAACCAACAATGCTACCTGGTGTGATTGGGCTCCTTTTG ACCAAGACAACTATCACACACTGTTTGGGATCTTGGATAATTGTTTCCTGGTTGCCTATGCCTTCGGCATGTTCTTCAG TGGGATATTTGGAGAGCGGCTCCCTCTGCGGTACTACCTGAGTGTCGGGATGCTGCTGAGTGGATTGTTCACAGCTCTGTTTGGCCTTGGGTTCTACTGGAATATTCACTCTTTAGGTTACTACGCCGTCATCCAG GTGCTGAACGGACTGGTGCAGACCACCGGGTGGCCGGCAGTAGTGGCTTGTGTTGGGAACTGGTTTGGAAAGGGGAA GCGTGGGTTCATCATGGGTGTGTGGAACTCCCACACCTCTGTGGGGAACATCTTAGGCTCGCTCATCGCGGGAGTCTTCGTCTCCTCGGAGTGGGGGATGTCGTTCATCGTGCCGGGGCTCATCATCGCCTCGACGGGGatcctctgcttcttcttcctggTCGAGA AACCTGAAGACGTGAACTGCACTCCTCCTCAGCATCAC AACTCGCCCCGAAACATAAACAGCAACGGTTCCATCTCGAGTGAGACGCCGGCGATCGTCGAGGACCACACGGAGGCCATCAGCTTCTGTGAGGCTCTCAGTATACCT GGCGTGGTGgagttttctctctgtctgctgtttgcTAAGCTGGTCAGCTACACCTTCCTGTTCTGGCTTCCactttacatttcaaatgttg cacaTTTTGAAGCCAAACAGGCAGGAGACATGTCCACGCTGTTTGATGTGGGAGGGATTGTGG GAGGCATCACAGCGGGCCTCGTGTCTGACTACACTGGAGGAAGAGCGGCAACCTGCTGCGTCATGTTGCTCACTGCTGCCCCCATG CTTTTCCTCTATAACTTCATTGGACAGAGGAGCCTTGCTACTACAGTTG GGATGCTGTTGTTGTGCGGAGGTCTGGTGAACGGACCGTACGCCCTCATCACCACTGCTGTGTCTGCTGACCTG GGAACACATGAGAGTCTGAGAGGAAACTCCAGGGCTTTGTCGACCGTGACAGCCATTATTGATGGCACCGGTTCAGTCG GAGCTGCGTTGGGTCCTCTGTTAGCTGGACTGATTTCTCCCACAGGCTGGAACAACGTCTTCTACATGCTCATCTGTTCTGATATCCTGGCCTGTTTG TTTTTGTCCAGACTGGTTTATAAGGAAGCTCAAGGCTGGTGTGGACGTCTTCACAGAGGGAGAGG GTTCAAAGAAATCTGA
- the ccdc15 gene encoding coiled-coil domain-containing protein 15 encodes MSAKRNKAATNGRNKAAVSQRNKQRTSTTNKVLAERNPAVAAVGAWVEGGPDFMEHPFALALITEELQAERRRVTEENLRRFQDEVRHRVAQHSQVFKQRHQPQASNFTIVKPVRIQHVTPGIKVISEGDAAQQRVMEQGCQESSREDMRQVRLRLAACRMSPHEDTMSDLPGGKWSTSPTRHKAEYHVMRAEQEVEEDEGEAGEEEEDDDCFFASQHECPLVQQKVRGHVMLHSDKSQPDSGFKSSLRETHVLWPLNDQEEVKKQRQSQFLMQRRQFMDNEREQVKENNQHRKHLKRTTRIKAEKEQIRLEEERKMERAQQLAEAQQMLEERELLILERLRLEEEERAVKLQWRKKEKRKVSSRFVEALRAQMKERLSQEKLDLPPLCCCASTFWDSHPDTCANNCVFHNNPKAYAQALHSTILSVDLR; translated from the exons ATGAGTGCTAAACGGAATAAAGCCGCGACCAACGGCAGAAACAAAgctgcagtcagtcagagaaACAAGCAGCGGACCTCCACAACTAACAAGGTGCTGGCTGAGAGGAACCCGGCGGTTGCCGCGGTGGGAGCCTGGGTGGAGGGCGGACCAGACTTCATGGAGCATCCGTTT GCTCTTGCTTTGATAACTGAGGAGCTgcaggcagagaggaggagggtgacTGAAGAGAACCTTCGACGATTTCAGGATGAAGTGCGCCACCGTGTGGCACAGCACTCCCAAGTCTTCAAGCAGCGACATCAACCTCAAGCTTCAAACTTTACCattg TCAAACCTGTCAGGATCCAGCATGTGACGCCTGGGATCAAGGTCATATCGGAGGGAGATGCTGCACAACAGAGGGTGATGGAGCAGGGCTGTCAGGAG TCGTCTCGTGAGGACATGAGGCAGGTTAGACTCCGGCTGGCTGCGTGTCGGATGAGCCCGCATGAGGATACAATGTCAGACCTTCCTGGGGGAAAATGGAGCACGTCTCCAACCAGACAT AAAGCTGAGTATCACGTGATGAGAGCTGAGCAGGAAGTGGAAGAGGATGAGGGAGAGgcaggggaagaagaagaagatgatgattgTTTCTTCGCCAGTCAACATGAATGTCCTCTTGTTCAGCAGAAG GTTAGAGGACATGTGATGTTGCATTCTGATAAATCACAGCCTGATTCTGGTTTTAAATCCAGCCTCAGAGAAACACACGTCCTGTGGCCTCTGAATGACCAAGAGGAAGTGAAAAAACAG CGTCAGTCTCAGTTCCTGATGCAGCGCCGTCAGTTCATGGACAACGAGAGGGAACAAGTGAAGGAGAATAATCAGCACAGGAAGCACCTTAAGAGAACGACAAG AATCAAAGCAGAGAAAGAACAGATTCGTctggaggaagagagaaagatggagagagcTCAGCAGCTCGCAGAGGCCCAACAGATGCTGGAGGAAAGGGAGCTGCTGATTCTGGAACGACTGAGgctcgaggaggaggagagagctgtgaagctgcagtggagaaaaaaggagaaacgAAAAGTATCTTCGAG GTTCGTTGAGGCTCTGAGAGCTCAGATGAAAGAGAGACTCTCTCAGGAGAAACTGGACCTTCCCCCTCTTTGCTGCTGTGCGTCCACTTTCTGGGACTCCCACCCCGACACGTGTGCTAACAACTGTGTGTTCCACAACAATCCCAAAG CGTATGCCCAGGCGTTACATTCAACAATACTGAGTGTGGATTTACGGTAA
- the psmg1 gene encoding proteasome assembly chaperone 1, whose translation MATFFGEVLSEFSRAVDDDEEDQEENEEDEQIRRELEEKREVHLHWSSEVTELLQSGNKLQCSDFILAVGHNAARFLSVYALASSNWEAVGHASLWNERSRAVTGPTSEESACVFHRHKETPSVLICQVICYVAEDQLFQWTEKVFDCLQHRELNVTVLSDGSVADYKTANYPCTSSAPFLRSLHTDAFRGQPVSPSLEQPNIITGLPAAVLNHCQVHGIATVVYQCYSDVIGPDSVSMETYKPALTKLRKSIQLDSSRSTDVLRKFVKTTDIQSNLYI comes from the exons ATGGCCACGTTTTTCGGTGAAGTTTTGTCGGAGTTTTCCCGGGctgtggatgatgatgaggaggaccaGGAGGAAAACGAAGAGGACGAACAAATCCGCAGAGAGCTGGAGGAAAAGAG GGAGGTTCATCTGCACTGGAGCTCTGAAGTCACTGAACTGCTCCAGTCTGGAAACAAGTTGCAGTGTTCAGACTTCATCCTCGCTGTGGGACACAATGCTGCCA GGTTTCTGTCGGTGTACGCTCTCGCCTCTTCAAACTGGGAAGCAGTGGGGCATGCATCACTGTGGAATGAGAGGAGCCGTGCTGTAACTGGTCCAACCAGCGAGGagtctgcatgtgttttccACAGACACAAGGAAACCCCATCT GTTTTGATATGTCAGGTGATTTGCTACGTTGCAGAAGACCAACTTTTTCAGTGGACAGAAAAG GTCTTTGACTGTCTTCAGCACAGAGAGCTGAATGTGACAGTTTTGTCAGATGGCTCTGTGGCTGATTATAAGACGGCAAACTATCCGTGCACCAGCTCCGCCCCCTTCCTGCGCTCTCTCCACACTGATGCGTTCCGTGGCCAGCCTGTCAGCCCGTCACTGGAGCAACCAAACATAATCACTGGCCTTCCAGCTGCAG TCCTGAACCACTGCCAAGTCCACGGCATCGCCACTGTTGTTTACCAGTGTTACAGTGATGTCATCGGCCCCGACTCTGTCTCTATGGAGACCTACAAGCCTGCACTTACCAAACTTAGGAAGTCCATACAG tTGGACTCGTCTCGGAGTACAGACGTCCTCCGCAAGTTTGTCAAGACCACGGACATTCAGAGTAATCTCTATATCTGA
- the LOC131458374 gene encoding uncharacterized protein C11orf87 homolog → MTARTSEASRLPVPLHRCHGALQANNNGTCVEQLSLFPPLSSTLALLVLVVVLVGIVLVSLATFHIHKWKLRNRKIQRAQEEYERDSRSPARAGGSGEPARPCVIVRPPVRCEEELSCQSAEGTDVSGAAEDKQVPHDTVSLDC, encoded by the coding sequence ATGACAGCCAGAACCTCCGAGGCCTCGCGGCTGCCGGTGCCGCTGCACCGCTGTCACGGGGCTCTCCAGGCCAACAACAACGGCACCTGCGTGGAGCAGCTCAGCCTCTTCCCGCCGCTCTCCTCCACGCTCGCGCTCCTCGTGCTGGTGGTCGTGCTCGTGGGGATCGTCCTCGTCTCCCTGGCAACGTTCCACATTCACAAGTGGAAGCTTCGGAACAGGAAGATCCAGCGCGCGCAGGAGGAATACGAGCGCGACAGTCGCAGCCCCGCGCGCGCCGGCGGGAGCGGGGAGCCCGCGAGGCCGTGCGTCATCGTGCGGCCGCCGGTTCGATGCGAGGAGGAGCTCTCGTGCCAGAGCGCGGAGGGCACGGACGTCAGCGGAGCCGCGGAGGACAAACAGGTGCCGCACGACACGGTTTCTCTGGACTGTTAA